One window from the genome of Cardiocondyla obscurior isolate alpha-2009 linkage group LG04, Cobs3.1, whole genome shotgun sequence encodes:
- the Mtg gene encoding polyhomeotic-proximal chromatin protein isoform X2: MNHVDHHFGFNGSDKTVHGFVFFFFFLSLPVLLAGCTWREALGTCVFQSDFGFVLNCAFKKSGLFRVRNLGGVKGYVGLGFSIGDELGFTQSLSNLESAKRRSVQSNRVNGIALNPLSTTNNRDDVRGSSVNTRQVVPPFKPLPIGTVRPMSQQPERQKLIVNATALKMAQVMPAMQQEALRQHHERIHQENKLKQQQRIQQEALALQILKQQRLQQQEAMRQQQMQQQKIQQQKQQQQMLAQRQQIMAVENKKDQLVQPQIIAMAGSLPKLPVIAAIPPVGMVNPEILPASPASKATANLIATSAGLPPFIAMPQSSAKITDRISGSGTLLQDSDNELPLPNDDITASVNEMTLLSLQPISANDASQSLPLQQNEKRQSLPLPNNLPSLAPIQGMETSLKALAEASNITLEALEAAILLRQQQLLKKQQGPTTSTSTTTTSTMAPLKNKYSSGTTKVMNAPREYYPVGYDKNFDDNFASRVDLPDTSFYCGDQKHFPGLYADEDLGCMVFHVCALTDDGLIMKSFLCPESTLFDQTILKCNWWFYVDCKSSKNLYDSNIPISKSYQLMKALAFFSAYKNHENSTTSAEESENNS, from the exons ATGAATCACGTAGATCATCATTTCGGATTCAATGGATCAGACAAAACTGTTCATggctttgtcttttttttttttttcttgtctctTCCGGTTCTGCTTGCAGGCTGTACGTGGCGAGAGGCGCTAGGCACGTGTGTGTTTCAATCGGACTTTGGTTTTGTTCTAAACTGCGCTTTCAAAAAGTCCGGTCTCTTCCGTGTCCGAAATCTCGGAGGCGTAAAGGGTTACGTCGGCCTGG GATTTTCCATTGGAGACGAGCTGGGCTTTACCCAATCGCTCTCCAATTTGGAAAGTGCAAAAAGAAGGAGTGTGCAATCGAATAGAGTTAATGGGATTGCGTTAAATCCTTTAAGTACG acgaATAATCGCGACGATGTTCGTGGAAGCTCAGTCAATACTCGGCAAGTAGTTCCACCCTTCAAGCCGTTGCCTATTGGAACCGTTCGGCCGATGTCACAACAGCCCGAACGTCAGAAACTGATAGTGAATGCCACGGCTTTGAAAATGGCACAGGTGATGCCGGCGATGCAGCAAGAAGCGCTGCGTCAGCATCACGAGCGAATTcatcaagaaaataaattgaagcAGCAGCAGAGAATACAGCAGGAAGCGCTGGCGTTACAAATATTGAAGCAACAACGTTTGCAGCAGCAGGAAGCTATGAGGCAGCAACAAATGCAGCAACAAAAGATACAGCAGCAGAAACAGCAGCAGCAAATGCTCGCGCAGCGACAGCAGATTATGGCCGTGGAGAATAAAAAGGACCAATTAGTT CAACCACAAATAATAGCGATGGCAGGATCGTTGCCGAAGCTACCTGTCATCGCCGCAATTCCACCAGTTGGTATGGTCAATCCCGAAATCCTTCCTGCATCGCCAGCGTCAAAAGCAACGGCTAATTTAATCGCGACGAGCGCCGGCTTACCGCCTTTCATCGCGATGCCGCAGTCGTCAGCAAAGATCACAGACAGAATCAGTGGTAGTGGCACCTTGCTACAAGACTCCGACAACGAA CTACCTTTGCCGAACGATGACATAACTGCTTCAGTGAACGAAATGACACTGCTCTCGTTGCAGCCCATTTCTGCAAATGACGCGAGTCAGTCGTTGCCTCTTCAGCAAAATGAAAAACGGCAATCTTTACCACTGCCCAACAACTTACCTTCCTTGGCCCCTATTCAGGGGATGGAAACTTCGTTGAAGGCACTCGCGGAAGCAAGCAATATTACTTTAGAGGCCCTGGAAGCGGCGATTCTTTTAAGGCAGCAGCAGCTTCTTAAAAAACAACAGGGGCCCACCACAAGCACTAGTACTACTACAACATCTACAATGGCGCCtcttaaaaa tAAATACAGTTCTGGAACTACAAAAGTGATGAATGCACCGCGAGAATACTATCCTGTCGGATACGACAAGAACTTCGATGATAATTTTGCAAGTCGCGTCGACTTGCCGGATACAAGTTTCTATTGCGGCGATCAGAAGCACTTCCCAGGTCTCTACGCCGATGAAGACTTGGGATGTATG GTGTTTCATGTATGCGCACTGACGGACGACGGCTTGATCATGAAAAGCTTCCTGTGCCCGGAATCGACGTTGTTCGATCAAACGATTCTTAAATGCAACTGGTGGTTTTACGTAGATTGTAAATCCTCTAAGAACTTGTACGATAGTAATATACCAATTAGCAAGAGCTATCAGTTGATGAAGGCTCTGGCCTTTTTCTCAGCGTATAAGAATCACGAAAATAGCACAACTAGCGCGGAGGAGAGCGAAAATAATTCCTGA
- the Mtg gene encoding polyhomeotic-proximal chromatin protein isoform X3: MKIATTLFLFVVVGCTWREALGTCVFQSDFGFVLNCAFKKSGLFRVRNLGGVKGYVGLGFSIGDELGFTQSLSNLESAKRRSVQSNRVNGIALNPLSTTNNRDDVRGSSVNTRQVVPPFKPLPIGTVRPMSQQPERQKLIVNATALKMAQVMPAMQQEALRQHHERIHQENKLKQQQRIQQEALALQILKQQRLQQQEAMRQQQMQQQKIQQQKQQQQMLAQRQQIMAVENKKDQLVQPQIIAMAGSLPKLPVIAAIPPVGMVNPEILPASPASKATANLIATSAGLPPFIAMPQSSAKITDRISGSGTLLQDSDNEVSKDDFTQLPLPNDDITASVNEMTLLSLQPISANDASQSLPLQQNEKRQSLPLPNNLPSLAPIQGMETSLKALAEASNITLEALEAAILLRQQQLLKKQQGPTTSTSTTTTSTMAPLKNKYSSGTTKVMNAPREYYPVGYDKNFDDNFASRVDLPDTSFYCGDQKHFPGLYADEDLGCMVFHVCALTDDGLIMKSFLCPESTLFDQTILKCNWWFYVDCKSSKNLYDSNIPISKSYQLMKALAFFSAYKNHENSTTSAEESENNS, translated from the exons GCTGTACGTGGCGAGAGGCGCTAGGCACGTGTGTGTTTCAATCGGACTTTGGTTTTGTTCTAAACTGCGCTTTCAAAAAGTCCGGTCTCTTCCGTGTCCGAAATCTCGGAGGCGTAAAGGGTTACGTCGGCCTGG GATTTTCCATTGGAGACGAGCTGGGCTTTACCCAATCGCTCTCCAATTTGGAAAGTGCAAAAAGAAGGAGTGTGCAATCGAATAGAGTTAATGGGATTGCGTTAAATCCTTTAAGTACG acgaATAATCGCGACGATGTTCGTGGAAGCTCAGTCAATACTCGGCAAGTAGTTCCACCCTTCAAGCCGTTGCCTATTGGAACCGTTCGGCCGATGTCACAACAGCCCGAACGTCAGAAACTGATAGTGAATGCCACGGCTTTGAAAATGGCACAGGTGATGCCGGCGATGCAGCAAGAAGCGCTGCGTCAGCATCACGAGCGAATTcatcaagaaaataaattgaagcAGCAGCAGAGAATACAGCAGGAAGCGCTGGCGTTACAAATATTGAAGCAACAACGTTTGCAGCAGCAGGAAGCTATGAGGCAGCAACAAATGCAGCAACAAAAGATACAGCAGCAGAAACAGCAGCAGCAAATGCTCGCGCAGCGACAGCAGATTATGGCCGTGGAGAATAAAAAGGACCAATTAGTT CAACCACAAATAATAGCGATGGCAGGATCGTTGCCGAAGCTACCTGTCATCGCCGCAATTCCACCAGTTGGTATGGTCAATCCCGAAATCCTTCCTGCATCGCCAGCGTCAAAAGCAACGGCTAATTTAATCGCGACGAGCGCCGGCTTACCGCCTTTCATCGCGATGCCGCAGTCGTCAGCAAAGATCACAGACAGAATCAGTGGTAGTGGCACCTTGCTACAAGACTCCGACAACGAAGTATCAAAAGATGATTTCAcacaa CTACCTTTGCCGAACGATGACATAACTGCTTCAGTGAACGAAATGACACTGCTCTCGTTGCAGCCCATTTCTGCAAATGACGCGAGTCAGTCGTTGCCTCTTCAGCAAAATGAAAAACGGCAATCTTTACCACTGCCCAACAACTTACCTTCCTTGGCCCCTATTCAGGGGATGGAAACTTCGTTGAAGGCACTCGCGGAAGCAAGCAATATTACTTTAGAGGCCCTGGAAGCGGCGATTCTTTTAAGGCAGCAGCAGCTTCTTAAAAAACAACAGGGGCCCACCACAAGCACTAGTACTACTACAACATCTACAATGGCGCCtcttaaaaa tAAATACAGTTCTGGAACTACAAAAGTGATGAATGCACCGCGAGAATACTATCCTGTCGGATACGACAAGAACTTCGATGATAATTTTGCAAGTCGCGTCGACTTGCCGGATACAAGTTTCTATTGCGGCGATCAGAAGCACTTCCCAGGTCTCTACGCCGATGAAGACTTGGGATGTATG GTGTTTCATGTATGCGCACTGACGGACGACGGCTTGATCATGAAAAGCTTCCTGTGCCCGGAATCGACGTTGTTCGATCAAACGATTCTTAAATGCAACTGGTGGTTTTACGTAGATTGTAAATCCTCTAAGAACTTGTACGATAGTAATATACCAATTAGCAAGAGCTATCAGTTGATGAAGGCTCTGGCCTTTTTCTCAGCGTATAAGAATCACGAAAATAGCACAACTAGCGCGGAGGAGAGCGAAAATAATTCCTGA
- the Mtg gene encoding polyhomeotic-proximal chromatin protein isoform X1, with protein sequence MNHVDHHFGFNGSDKTVHGFVFFFFFLSLPVLLAGCTWREALGTCVFQSDFGFVLNCAFKKSGLFRVRNLGGVKGYVGLGFSIGDELGFTQSLSNLESAKRRSVQSNRVNGIALNPLSTTNNRDDVRGSSVNTRQVVPPFKPLPIGTVRPMSQQPERQKLIVNATALKMAQVMPAMQQEALRQHHERIHQENKLKQQQRIQQEALALQILKQQRLQQQEAMRQQQMQQQKIQQQKQQQQMLAQRQQIMAVENKKDQLVQPQIIAMAGSLPKLPVIAAIPPVGMVNPEILPASPASKATANLIATSAGLPPFIAMPQSSAKITDRISGSGTLLQDSDNEVSKDDFTQLPLPNDDITASVNEMTLLSLQPISANDASQSLPLQQNEKRQSLPLPNNLPSLAPIQGMETSLKALAEASNITLEALEAAILLRQQQLLKKQQGPTTSTSTTTTSTMAPLKNKYSSGTTKVMNAPREYYPVGYDKNFDDNFASRVDLPDTSFYCGDQKHFPGLYADEDLGCMVFHVCALTDDGLIMKSFLCPESTLFDQTILKCNWWFYVDCKSSKNLYDSNIPISKSYQLMKALAFFSAYKNHENSTTSAEESENNS encoded by the exons ATGAATCACGTAGATCATCATTTCGGATTCAATGGATCAGACAAAACTGTTCATggctttgtcttttttttttttttcttgtctctTCCGGTTCTGCTTGCAGGCTGTACGTGGCGAGAGGCGCTAGGCACGTGTGTGTTTCAATCGGACTTTGGTTTTGTTCTAAACTGCGCTTTCAAAAAGTCCGGTCTCTTCCGTGTCCGAAATCTCGGAGGCGTAAAGGGTTACGTCGGCCTGG GATTTTCCATTGGAGACGAGCTGGGCTTTACCCAATCGCTCTCCAATTTGGAAAGTGCAAAAAGAAGGAGTGTGCAATCGAATAGAGTTAATGGGATTGCGTTAAATCCTTTAAGTACG acgaATAATCGCGACGATGTTCGTGGAAGCTCAGTCAATACTCGGCAAGTAGTTCCACCCTTCAAGCCGTTGCCTATTGGAACCGTTCGGCCGATGTCACAACAGCCCGAACGTCAGAAACTGATAGTGAATGCCACGGCTTTGAAAATGGCACAGGTGATGCCGGCGATGCAGCAAGAAGCGCTGCGTCAGCATCACGAGCGAATTcatcaagaaaataaattgaagcAGCAGCAGAGAATACAGCAGGAAGCGCTGGCGTTACAAATATTGAAGCAACAACGTTTGCAGCAGCAGGAAGCTATGAGGCAGCAACAAATGCAGCAACAAAAGATACAGCAGCAGAAACAGCAGCAGCAAATGCTCGCGCAGCGACAGCAGATTATGGCCGTGGAGAATAAAAAGGACCAATTAGTT CAACCACAAATAATAGCGATGGCAGGATCGTTGCCGAAGCTACCTGTCATCGCCGCAATTCCACCAGTTGGTATGGTCAATCCCGAAATCCTTCCTGCATCGCCAGCGTCAAAAGCAACGGCTAATTTAATCGCGACGAGCGCCGGCTTACCGCCTTTCATCGCGATGCCGCAGTCGTCAGCAAAGATCACAGACAGAATCAGTGGTAGTGGCACCTTGCTACAAGACTCCGACAACGAAGTATCAAAAGATGATTTCAcacaa CTACCTTTGCCGAACGATGACATAACTGCTTCAGTGAACGAAATGACACTGCTCTCGTTGCAGCCCATTTCTGCAAATGACGCGAGTCAGTCGTTGCCTCTTCAGCAAAATGAAAAACGGCAATCTTTACCACTGCCCAACAACTTACCTTCCTTGGCCCCTATTCAGGGGATGGAAACTTCGTTGAAGGCACTCGCGGAAGCAAGCAATATTACTTTAGAGGCCCTGGAAGCGGCGATTCTTTTAAGGCAGCAGCAGCTTCTTAAAAAACAACAGGGGCCCACCACAAGCACTAGTACTACTACAACATCTACAATGGCGCCtcttaaaaa tAAATACAGTTCTGGAACTACAAAAGTGATGAATGCACCGCGAGAATACTATCCTGTCGGATACGACAAGAACTTCGATGATAATTTTGCAAGTCGCGTCGACTTGCCGGATACAAGTTTCTATTGCGGCGATCAGAAGCACTTCCCAGGTCTCTACGCCGATGAAGACTTGGGATGTATG GTGTTTCATGTATGCGCACTGACGGACGACGGCTTGATCATGAAAAGCTTCCTGTGCCCGGAATCGACGTTGTTCGATCAAACGATTCTTAAATGCAACTGGTGGTTTTACGTAGATTGTAAATCCTCTAAGAACTTGTACGATAGTAATATACCAATTAGCAAGAGCTATCAGTTGATGAAGGCTCTGGCCTTTTTCTCAGCGTATAAGAATCACGAAAATAGCACAACTAGCGCGGAGGAGAGCGAAAATAATTCCTGA
- the Mtg gene encoding probable basic-leucine zipper transcription factor N isoform X4, which translates to MNHVDHHFGFNGSDKTVHGFVFFFFFLSLPVLLAGCTWREALGTCVFQSDFGFVLNCAFKKSGLFRVRNLGGVKGYVGLGFSIGDELGFTQSLSNLESAKRRSVQSNRVNGIALNPLSTTNNRDDVRGSSVNTRQVVPPFKPLPIGTVRPMSQQPERQKLIVNATALKMAQVMPAMQQEALRQHHERIHQENKLKQQQRIQQEALALQILKQQRLQQQEAMRQQQMQQQKIQQQKQQQQMLAQRQQIMAVENKKDQLVQPQIIAMAGSLPKLPVIAAIPPVGMVNPEILPASPASKATANLIATSAGLPPFIAMPQSSAKITDRISGSGTLLQDSDNEVSKDDFTQPISANDASQSLPLQQNEKRQSLPLPNNLPSLAPIQGMETSLKALAEASNITLEALEAAILLRQQQLLKKQQGPTTSTSTTTTSTMAPLKNKYSSGTTKVMNAPREYYPVGYDKNFDDNFASRVDLPDTSFYCGDQKHFPGLYADEDLGCMVFHVCALTDDGLIMKSFLCPESTLFDQTILKCNWWFYVDCKSSKNLYDSNIPISKSYQLMKALAFFSAYKNHENSTTSAEESENNS; encoded by the exons ATGAATCACGTAGATCATCATTTCGGATTCAATGGATCAGACAAAACTGTTCATggctttgtcttttttttttttttcttgtctctTCCGGTTCTGCTTGCAGGCTGTACGTGGCGAGAGGCGCTAGGCACGTGTGTGTTTCAATCGGACTTTGGTTTTGTTCTAAACTGCGCTTTCAAAAAGTCCGGTCTCTTCCGTGTCCGAAATCTCGGAGGCGTAAAGGGTTACGTCGGCCTGG GATTTTCCATTGGAGACGAGCTGGGCTTTACCCAATCGCTCTCCAATTTGGAAAGTGCAAAAAGAAGGAGTGTGCAATCGAATAGAGTTAATGGGATTGCGTTAAATCCTTTAAGTACG acgaATAATCGCGACGATGTTCGTGGAAGCTCAGTCAATACTCGGCAAGTAGTTCCACCCTTCAAGCCGTTGCCTATTGGAACCGTTCGGCCGATGTCACAACAGCCCGAACGTCAGAAACTGATAGTGAATGCCACGGCTTTGAAAATGGCACAGGTGATGCCGGCGATGCAGCAAGAAGCGCTGCGTCAGCATCACGAGCGAATTcatcaagaaaataaattgaagcAGCAGCAGAGAATACAGCAGGAAGCGCTGGCGTTACAAATATTGAAGCAACAACGTTTGCAGCAGCAGGAAGCTATGAGGCAGCAACAAATGCAGCAACAAAAGATACAGCAGCAGAAACAGCAGCAGCAAATGCTCGCGCAGCGACAGCAGATTATGGCCGTGGAGAATAAAAAGGACCAATTAGTT CAACCACAAATAATAGCGATGGCAGGATCGTTGCCGAAGCTACCTGTCATCGCCGCAATTCCACCAGTTGGTATGGTCAATCCCGAAATCCTTCCTGCATCGCCAGCGTCAAAAGCAACGGCTAATTTAATCGCGACGAGCGCCGGCTTACCGCCTTTCATCGCGATGCCGCAGTCGTCAGCAAAGATCACAGACAGAATCAGTGGTAGTGGCACCTTGCTACAAGACTCCGACAACGAAGTATCAAAAGATGATTTCAcacaa CCCATTTCTGCAAATGACGCGAGTCAGTCGTTGCCTCTTCAGCAAAATGAAAAACGGCAATCTTTACCACTGCCCAACAACTTACCTTCCTTGGCCCCTATTCAGGGGATGGAAACTTCGTTGAAGGCACTCGCGGAAGCAAGCAATATTACTTTAGAGGCCCTGGAAGCGGCGATTCTTTTAAGGCAGCAGCAGCTTCTTAAAAAACAACAGGGGCCCACCACAAGCACTAGTACTACTACAACATCTACAATGGCGCCtcttaaaaa tAAATACAGTTCTGGAACTACAAAAGTGATGAATGCACCGCGAGAATACTATCCTGTCGGATACGACAAGAACTTCGATGATAATTTTGCAAGTCGCGTCGACTTGCCGGATACAAGTTTCTATTGCGGCGATCAGAAGCACTTCCCAGGTCTCTACGCCGATGAAGACTTGGGATGTATG GTGTTTCATGTATGCGCACTGACGGACGACGGCTTGATCATGAAAAGCTTCCTGTGCCCGGAATCGACGTTGTTCGATCAAACGATTCTTAAATGCAACTGGTGGTTTTACGTAGATTGTAAATCCTCTAAGAACTTGTACGATAGTAATATACCAATTAGCAAGAGCTATCAGTTGATGAAGGCTCTGGCCTTTTTCTCAGCGTATAAGAATCACGAAAATAGCACAACTAGCGCGGAGGAGAGCGAAAATAATTCCTGA